Proteins found in one Poecilia reticulata strain Guanapo linkage group LG15, Guppy_female_1.0+MT, whole genome shotgun sequence genomic segment:
- the LOC103476750 gene encoding G-protein coupled receptor 26-like: MDAADVVASLLILGIIVVSLLSNVVVLICFLYNPEIRKQVPALFILNLSLCNLLQSVSNMPLTLVGLVTSGHPGGSGFCQIVGFLDTFLTTNSMLSMAALSIDRWVAVVFPLSYHSRIRHRDAVLALAYTWIHSMCFSAVATCRSWLGYNHLYASCTLCSVRAKAAGKQYIVFTVALHCLTFLLTLIVMCATYLKVLKVARSHCKRIDVITMQTLVLLVDIHPSVRQKCLEEQKRRRQRATKKISTFIGTFVVCFTPYVITRIVELFSPGPINPHWGVFSKCLAYSKAASDPFVYSLLRYQYRKTCSLLANKALKRSSLNSSSFRLESKARTTAANSNATVSIQPPTNKPLSQ; this comes from the exons ATGGACGCAGCGGACGTAGTTGCTTCTCTGCTGATTTTGGGGATTATCGTCGTGTCGCTGCTCTCCAACGTCGTAGTGCTGATCTGTTTTCTGTACAACCCGGAGATCCGCAAGCAGGTGCCCGCTCTCTTCATCCTCAACTTGTCGCTCTGCAACCTGTTGCAGAGCGTGTCCAACATGCCTCTAACTTTGGTCGGGCTCGTCACTTCGGGGCACCCCGGAGGCAGCGGCTTCTGCCAGATCGTGGGTTTCCTCGACACTTTCCTCACCACGAACTCAATGCTCAGCATGGCAGCGCTCAGCATCGATAGGTGGGTGGCGGTGGTGTTCCCGCTGAGCTATCACTCGCGCATACGCCACCGGGATGCGGTACTGGCGCTGGCGTACACCTGGATACACTCGATGTGCTTCTCCGCGGTGGCCACCTGCCGCTCCTGGCTCGGGTACAACCACCTTTACGCGTCTTGCACCCTCTGCAGCGTCCGGGCAAAGGCGGCTGGGAAGCAGTACATTGTTTTCACCGTGGCTTTGCATTGTCTCACATTCCTCCTCACACTGATCGTGATGTGCGCAACCTATCTGAAAGTGCTAAAAGTTGCAAGGTCGCACTGCAAGCGCATCGACGTGATCACGATGCAGACGTTGGTGCTGCTGGTGGATATTCACCCCAG TGTTCGCCAGAAATGCCTGGAGGAGCAGAAGCGCAGGAGGCAGAGGGCCACCAAGAAGATCAGCACATTTATCGGCACATTTGTGGTCTGTTTCACACCTTACGTCATTACAAG AATTGTAGAGCTCTTCTCCCCAGGGCCCATCAACCCTCACTGGGGTGTCTTCTCCAAATGCCTGGCCTACAGCAAGGCAGCCAGCGACCCGTTTGTCTACTCACTGCTGCGCTACCAGTACAGGAAGACCTGCAGCCTGCTGGCCAATAAAGCTCTCAAGAGGAGTTCCCTGAACTCATCCTCCTTCAGGTTAGAAAGCAAAGCTAGGACTACTGCAGCCAATTCCAACGCAACGGTCAGTATCCAACCACCAACTAACAAACCACTCAGCCAATGA